The Aureibacter tunicatorum genome segment AATCGCAGGATAAAAATATACATTTTAATTTTATCACAGGCGTATCGAAGTATGGCAAGGTATCTATATTTTCGGATTTGAATAATTTGTTTGATGCGACAATGCATGATGATTTGGCTGCTTTATGTGGGTATACACAAGAAGAATTGCAAGGTTATTTTTCTGAAGAATTATATAAATTATGTTTAAAAGGTTCTTGGGGATTGGATGATTTGCTACAGGGTATAAAGTTAATGTATAATGGATATTCTTGGGATGGACGTCAAAAGGTCTATAATCCATTTTCAGTATTGAATTTTTTTAATTTAGGCAAATTCGAGCATTTTTGGTTTGCGACAGGTACACCGACATTTTTGATGAAGTTGATGAAGGAGCAGCAGTTGGCTTCTTATGAGTTAGAATTGTTAAAAACGTCTGGAGCAATTTTAGAGAATAATGATCTGAATAATATAGGGATTCAATCGCTTTTGTTTAGTACAGGATACTTAACGATAAAAAAAGAAGAGTTAAAAATCGGCCGAACTAATTATCAATTGGGGTTTCCAAATGAAGAAGTCAGGACTGCTTTTATGCAATACTTACTATCCACATATATAGACAGAACTGCTGATCGTCTTGAGAATGATGTGATAAGTAATCTGACTGATGGCATAGAGCATGATGATTGGGAATTATTTTTCGAGACGATTAATGAAAAGGTGTTTGCCAGAGCACCGTATGGTATTCTGCCAAAGAAGGAAAGCTATGTGCATTCGATCATACATATGTTGATGGTGCTGACGGGGTATGAGATTCACTCCGAAGTGCAAACCCGAAAGGGCAGGATGGGTTCAGTATTGGATACAGGCGACCGCATTCTCATATTTGAATTCAAGATAGATCGTTCAGCTGAAGAGGCTGTGGAGCAGATCAAAGAGATGAAGTATTATGAGATGTATGCACATCAGGAAAAGCCATTGACGGTGGTAGGTGTTAATTTTGATACGGAGAAGAAGGAGATTGATGATTATGTTGTTAAGAATTTAGACAACTCTATTCCTAATATGTAATTGATTATTGGTTTGAAGCATATCCACATGCGAAAATCACCTCTCGGACAACAATTGAAATAACTTGGTGTTGATTGTAGAGGAGCATCATGCGGGAATAAATTATGCATCAATACGAGTCGGGACATAAGCGAAGGGAACCTTTAAGCCAATTAGGCGGAAACGGTCTTTCCAAAGCGCCTGTTCAGGCTTTTTTTTCCACGGTGGATGAGCCGGGGCATGTCATATCCTACACAGGCGAGAAGCTATTGATGCAAGTCAGCGATTTGGTTGAGAGGCCGCTGAAGAAAGGCGAGGAGAAAAAGTACCATATCATTGACAATTTCAAAGGAGAAATTCATTGGAGAAAAGCCCAGTTTTATATTTCAGATGATTTAAGCATCGCTGTTGTAGCGGTTCCGGATCGTTTTCGTCCAAAAACATTTTTTGCCAAACAAGAGATTCTTACCAAAGCTCAAGCTAAAATGGTGGATCAGAAGGCTACAGTCATGATCAAAAAAACGGGTCATATGTTGTATGTCGACGGCCATGAATTGCAAGAAGCAGAGATCATTCCTATTCAAGAAAGTGTTATCGAGCCTTTGAGGCAAAGACAAAAAGTTTTCCCGAATATGCCGCTGAGGGCGGCAAGCTCGGCGCCTACAAAGTACATGTTTGGTTATAGCACCGATGTGGTGCATGAAACGCCACTAGGTATAAAGTTAAGGCCACCTTATGACCATTTAGGAGAAGTTTCATCTGCAGGAGAAGGCTCAGGACTTAGAGGAATTGACGGAGATTTCGCAGGTGTGAGAGGTTTGGTTAAACTGATGGTGACGGGGGAGTCATTGGATAATCCGGATGAAGTCAGAAGAAAAGCCATGGAAGTGATTTCCAAGGATGAACGTGTGAAGTGGGATAAGCAATATCGACACATTTACAATAAACGGAAGAAAGATTTTGACTATCAATCGTCAATGTTGGGCGTGAATCAGTTTGCAAAACCAGACTTGGGGGATTCCGTCGTAACCTTTATGCGTAGCGATGACCATCAAGATATGGGCTTGTTTGAGCAAGGAAATTATCATGGAGCGGTAGTGGCTGTTAGTTCGGATGGCAACGATTATATATGTTTTGGCTTGCGCAGAAGGTTGGACTTGGAAGTGCAGCAGATTGAGAAATACTATCAAAAAGCTGGCATAAAAACAAAGAAATTTACGCCCTTTGATATTCGCAATAATTTAGGAATGATGGCTAGCACGAGCAGGGGAGAGGCTGCTTATTTAGAATACAAGACTGCCGATAAGCATAATGTGCCGCCACATCAATGCGGATTTTTGAGAATATATGGCGGCAAGCGAGGACAAAGTTATCATGAAATGCAGAAAGGCAAGTATTTCAATGTTCCTGCGCCATTTACAGTTGTGTTGTCCGCTTTGGAACAAGGGGAAGAATTAGATGGTGGAGATGTGTTGGAAGCTGAATCGCAGGTGGTTTTTGACCGTCCGCAAGAACAAGCTTCGGCGCTTTTGGAAGTAGGACATATGATGGCTAATATTCCTGAAAGTGAAAAGAAGGAGTTGGAGTCTCTGCATGCGCAGATTGCCGCAATGGAAAGGCAGCATAGTCAGCCGGGAGCAATGCATTCTTCTTTGCTTGATTTGGACTCATGTATTACGGACTCAGTAGCGGAACCTAGACCCAAATCGCCTCCATTGCCATCTTTAGAATCGTATTCGTCAGAGCCTAAATCATTGAAAGACAGGTTGGAAGACTCGCTAGAGGTAGGTTTTGGCCATGGAAGAGATTCGACATCATATTCGCAACCAGTATCTTTGGAAGGACCTGATTTTTCATCGATGTCAACGGATGCAGGAGCTGATAGTTTGACGAGTACATCCCGAAAAGCTTCGTTGACCCCTTCTGCGATTAGCGTTAAGGTAACGGTGGATTTGGAACAGCCATTTGACGAAAAAGAGGAAACCGTAGGCAGTTTGTTGAGTTCAAGCGCAGAAATTACAGAACCTTCGTCTACGGGAATGAAATTTCCAGATAGCGCAAGCTTGGAGCCTCCTTCATTCAGCATGGATAGCACAAAGGAGTTAGTGATAAAAGAGTCGGGAGATTTGCAACCTGAACTGTTGACAGGCAAAGACGCTCCATTATTGGAGACGGCCAGCGCTTCAATCGAGAGAGATTTATCTGTATTGCCATCGGAAATGGCAAGTGTTCCTTTTAGGGGTTGGGCGGAGATCTTGAGAAAATACGAGCTTGAGTTTATATTGGATATGCCGGATTTGAATGCATTGCAAGATGTGTTGATGGATTACGATAAGCTTGTCAGCGAAAGTTTGTTTAATCTATCTGACGAGGATTTGTGCCCTTTAGCAAGATGGTTTGAAGCTTATAGAGCTCAGTATTCTGAAAAATTTGAATCGTTTGTCGGTGTAAGTGATGTTATAGGCACATTAACAGACAGAAAAAAATTATTCAAGGAAAGTTCTGGAGATTTCTTCACAAGTTTTTCTGAGATATTTGAAGATGATTTAGAGCATTACAAGGGATATGTAGCTGATCAATTTGCCGCCAATATTTTGCATCAAAGGTTCATGTTGATCTTGAAAATGGAGAGAATTGTGAATATCTGGCATCATTCGAGTCCTATGATGGTTGATGAAGTATCTGATGAAACGCTTAAGGTGGCTTTTCCTATTATGAAGTTTTTGAATTATATTCAAAATGAGCTGGAAGAAATAGTTCATCAGATGAAGGAGAGAAAATTCAACTTTCCAGTAGTAGACCAAGCTAGCGATAGCAAGGTGCAGAAACTATGGAAAAGCGTCAGAGAGCCTGAAAGCGTAAGTTATGGCGCGGATGTCAAGGAGAGCATGAGGAAAAGAATGTTGGGAATGCATGCCAGATTAATAGCTGTGCCAAGAGGAAGAAAGCTTTTGGAGGCAGTTTATGAAGGCGATGGAAAAAATACTGTGGAGATGAGAGGGCCAAGCAACCGAAAAGGGAGATTGCCGGGTATTTTCTCTGTTTCAGCGGTGCACCCAAATAGAGCCACGCCAAATATTAGAAACGAGAGAAATCGAAGCACTGGTTCCAATGTCCTTGTCGAATTGCCTTTTAGTCATGAAATGGATGATGCTTCTTACATGGCTTTTGGCTTGATAGAAAAGAAAGTCAAAGTTTCCGAGCAAACGATGGAAAGAGAAGATATACAACAAGCAAGAGCTTCAGCGAATCGATTTGAAACGAAAAAGTGCTTTGTGCTGAGTCCTGCCTATGTTCGTTATGCTAGAGGTTTGGCGGAAGTTGTAAATATAAAAACAGGTTATTGGGAACGAAATGCGGAGAAGAGCCATTTCAAAGCAGGAGGCAAATGGGCTGAATGGGGCAATTTCGAAACGATGAAGGCTGTTGAAAATGTTGAGAATCCTTTGCGAGAAGAACTGTTCTTGCCAAGAGTTATGGATCCGAGCTTGTTCTCGCTTTATCAAAAAGGCGGGCCTTTCGCTCACTTGGTAGGCATTGCTTATGAGGATGATTATGTGGATGAAGATGATGTGAAGTATGATGTGATCACATATGTATTGCCTAAGAAGCAACCAAGCGGCGATGGTACCGATCCAAAATAATTCATGAATGATTAGCCATTTTTTAATGAGTCTTCCATTTCACTCTCCTTAGTGTCTGTATTGCTATCTTCCTGGCTTGATAATTTATAAATAGGTTTTTGCAATGCGAGATTGTTTGGATAGGCTACAATATGACCTCCTTCGGACTTGATTCTGATGTTGAATAAGTTGATATCGACAATTTCACCTGTTACGCTGTTGTCTCCGTCTTGTATTTTGATATTGTCCCCGATTTTGAAAGGGTGATTGAAAAACAATACGATCGATGCGGTAATATTGCTGATAATGGACCACGAAGCAAAGAATGCGACACCCAAAACAGTAAATAAAGACACGAAGTAAATGGACAGCCCTTGTATTGTCAAGTCCCAAATGATTGACAAAACCGTCATAAGCGTAATTGTCAAGGCAAATGAGCTGACCTTCTGTATGTAAATCTTTCGGGATTGGCTGTATTGGTTTTTAATAGTGTAAGATTCAGTAATCTTTTTGACACTTAGCTTCAATAAAAAAACTATGATGATTGATGCTATTGTTAGCGTTATTTTAAGATCCATCGCCTTGTTGTTTATACTGCAAATTTAGAATATAATTTGAACAGATACGATGATTTGATATTAAATATTGATGAAAGGAATGAGTTCCACAGCGAAATTATGGAAGGCATGAGCTGTTGTTGGCGCTGAGTAATGCTTGAATTTATAGAACAAATATCCATAAAACATCCCGCTGACAAAACTGCTTAATAACCAAAGCCAAGAAACAGGATGCAAAAGAGCGAATAGACAAGAACTGAGAAGCAATGCGGGAATTAGGCCGACTTCATTGTCCAGCATGTTTTTGAGAATCATGTTTCTAAACAGAAACTCTTCAATCAGCGGAGAAATCAGCACAATGCGAAATAAGCTCCAAGAAATAACAGCTTTGCTATTAGTGTAAAATTCAGGCTGAAAACTAGCGTAGATAATATTCTTGACACTAATAAAGGCAATGGATAAGAGCAGAATCAAAGCAAATTGTTTGATTTTTAGAGATGCATTTGAATTCAAAAAGCGAGGCAAAGAAATATCATACATCCACAAATAAATAAGAATGAATGCAGTGTTGACGAAGATTGACAACCAATGGGCTGTTGTATTATTGAGATAATCTGCGAAGTAATACGAAATCGCAATAATGGCGATAAAGTTGACGCCAAAAATTACGATTGCTTTGCCTATTGCTTTTAGTTGTTGCGCCTTCACTGTTGGCTATGTTATTACAGTTTGATAGCTGAAACTCTCATTCGTTTATAATCCAAATACCATTTGCCCTCTCTAAAGTTTGAATTTTTCAAGCTTTCTTGAATTTCGGCGAAAATAACTTCTTTTTCATCATAAGAATAGCCACCAAATAGGTAGTCTGCGAACGAATGCAACCATTCGATAACGCCTCTGTCTGGATCTTCCATGACTGTTGGGTGGTCGAAGATTTCAGCATATCGCACTTCCAAACCGTAAGCCTCCAATAGATCAGTATAAGAGCTGATTGAAGGAAAATACCATTGGATTAATTCGATTCGTTCAGGCTTGTTGAGCTTGACAAGCATTTTTTTGATAGCTTGAATGGTTTTTCTGCAATTTCCTCTACTTCCAAACTCGGCGATAAATCGTCCGTTTTGCTTAAGAGCGTTATAAATTTTGCTGGTTAGCTGGATTTGATTAGTGACCCAATGGATGGTTTCATTGGAAAATACAGCGTCAAAGGAATGGTGGTAACTCATTTTCTCGGCAGGAACCTGTCTGAAATTCATTTCAGGAAATTTATGCTTGGCGCGAGTGATCATTTCAGGTGAAAGATCAATTCCTATCGTTTCAGCGCCTAATTGTTGTATTTCATATGTTAGCTCTCCGGTTCCACAGCCTAGATCTAAGATTTTTTCACCTTTTTGGGGATTCAACAATTTGATAAGCTCTTTGCCATTTTGGTAAATGTATTTGTGCTTTTCTTGATATTCTTTGGCATACCAAAGATTGTTATCCTGTGTCATTGTTTGCGTATTTACTTTCTAATAAAAATACATAAAAAAATCATTAAATTATATTACCTAACCTATTTTAGCCCTATAAGCTTTTGTTTGCGTATTTTATGACAATTTTTATCAAGTCTTCTTCAATTTTATCAATGAAAATGATCCCTTTGTAGTTTCCATTGGATTGAAATGAGCAATTATTGATGCTAGTTGATTTATCTATTGGAATTAATAAATGGTTGGAGTTTTTAACTTGATTATGTCTGGAGATATTGCACATTAAATCTTCCAAAATATTGATTTCATCAGTTTGCAAGTTTTGGAATATGGATCGGAATTGTGTTCTGGAAGAATCATTTGTGATGTTTTCGTTTAGCAATTCTGGAGAGGCAAAATGCAGTTCATTATTCGACAAGAAAATGAACATCTGATAGTTGATTCCATTTCCAGAGGCTGTGTTAGAACTTGTCCCTTTTTCCAAGTTGACAAAGGTTGATGTGCTTTTGTTTGCAGGCAGGTAAATGGACATTTCATTCATTAGAAAATCATCTCTTTCATGAGTGATTGTTTTGAATTTGATCGAGTTGTTGAATATGCGCTTGAAAAAAACTTTAATCTCATAGTTGTTAGTTGCAACACTATTTTTCTGGAAATTATCAAGCAATAATTGAAGCTCCAAAACCTCTATCGCAAGATTTTCATTAATAATAAGGCTGTCATTTCGAAAGACTTGATAACCGTCAAAGGCTAGTTTTGAGCTCAAGTGCACAGGAAATTTTTCGCAAGCATCCAGCGAGTATTCCTTTGGGGTGTTAAGGGTTAGCATATTGACTTGATCGAGGTTATTCTCTTGGTCTTGACAGGAGAATAATGTGCCGGCAAGCAAACAGAATGTAGCTAGTGTTAGTATTTTATCCAAATTATCGTACTATATTTTCTTGAATATGTATTTATAGGATAAAATTGTATAAACGTGCATTTGTTTTATTTCAGGCGAAAAGCAAGAAATTTCACTTCTTTGAGACTAATTTATCAAGTTAAATTGCAAATTCAACGCTTTTGGCTTCTTCAACCTCTTGCTTTTTGTTTAGAATTCTAAATCCAAAGAATACCATAAGCAAGCCTTTGAAAATAGAGCTGATCGTAATCGACCACCAGATACCCGCTACTCCCCAAGACATATAATCCGATAGCAAAATGGCTATTGGAATTCGAAGCCCAGTGAATAAAATGCCGATAATGGAAGGCAATTTGCTTTTGCCCAGACCAAAGTACAATCCTGACAATACGATTTCCCAGATCATGAAGATTTGGGAGACTCCCAGAATTTTCAGATAAGTAGAGCCTAGTTCTATGGCGCTTGGTTCGGGCAAGAATATTTTATAGATAAAGCTTCCCGCAAAGTAAAACAATGAACTCGTGGCAAGGCCAACAATAGTGCCTATGATAAACGTTCGTGTGATTCCCAGTTTGATTCTCAGGGATTTGCCTGCGCCAAAGTTTTGTCCGACGAAAGTGGACAGGGCAGTTGAAAATCCAGCCGCGGTCATCCAAGATATGGCTTCTATTTGAGTGCCCACGCTTTGCACCGCGATAGGCAATGCGCCCCATTTGGCTACGAGTGATGCGATCACCATGGCAAAACAAGCGAATAGAGACATTTGAGCGGCGGCTGGACCTCCGTATTTGAGTATTAGTTTGCTATGCTTTATATCTGGCCACCTCAAAATTCCAGCGCCTTTCACAGGTCCGTTTTCGCTTTTGTATATCCAGCAAAATGCTAAGAAAACCAATGCTTGAGTGGCAACGGTAGCGATTGCAGCTCCTTGACTGCCCATGGCAGGTATTATGCTCCAGCCAAAGATCAGGATGGGATCTAAAATGATGTTGATGACTAGACCGCTTGCTATTAATATAAATGGAAGCCTGCTATTCCCCTTGGCGTTGAATATTCCTGAAAATGTCAGGTTGGTATAAGAGAATATCATTCCAGCGGCAATAAGTTGAAGATAAGTCGTAGCTTCGGCATTGATGGCTTCGTTCTTAAGCATAAACATGCCGATAAGCTTTGGCGCGAAAGCGATTACGATCAATCCATAGACTAAGGAAGTGATAATAGATAAAGTCAGCGAAGTCTCGGCGAAGGCAATTTGCGCGTGCTTGTCTTTTCTGCCCGATGATTGTGAAACGCCAA includes the following:
- a CDS encoding ATP-binding protein, whose protein sequence is MSRLPIGVQDFRKLRTEGLAYVDKTEQVYNLMNLGQHIFFSRPRRFGKSLLISTLKEIFSGSKELFEGLWIEDKIDWKTYPVIHIDFNEMNYRELALEAEIARTLDENAERNGVELSSEDSKGKFRELFKQLAVDGEKVVVLVDEYDKALTDYLEDNERARENANILKNFYSVLKSQDKNIHFNFITGVSKYGKVSIFSDLNNLFDATMHDDLAALCGYTQEELQGYFSEELYKLCLKGSWGLDDLLQGIKLMYNGYSWDGRQKVYNPFSVLNFFNLGKFEHFWFATGTPTFLMKLMKEQQLASYELELLKTSGAILENNDLNNIGIQSLLFSTGYLTIKKEELKIGRTNYQLGFPNEEVRTAFMQYLLSTYIDRTADRLENDVISNLTDGIEHDDWELFFETINEKVFARAPYGILPKKESYVHSIIHMLMVLTGYEIHSEVQTRKGRMGSVLDTGDRILIFEFKIDRSAEEAVEQIKEMKYYEMYAHQEKPLTVVGVNFDTEKKEIDDYVVKNLDNSIPNM
- a CDS encoding mechanosensitive ion channel family protein, producing MDLKITLTIASIIIVFLLKLSVKKITESYTIKNQYSQSRKIYIQKVSSFALTITLMTVLSIIWDLTIQGLSIYFVSLFTVLGVAFFASWSIISNITASIVLFFNHPFKIGDNIKIQDGDNSVTGEIVDINLFNIRIKSEGGHIVAYPNNLALQKPIYKLSSQEDSNTDTKESEMEDSLKNG
- a CDS encoding CPBP family intramembrane glutamic endopeptidase, which gives rise to MKAQQLKAIGKAIVIFGVNFIAIIAISYYFADYLNNTTAHWLSIFVNTAFILIYLWMYDISLPRFLNSNASLKIKQFALILLLSIAFISVKNIIYASFQPEFYTNSKAVISWSLFRIVLISPLIEEFLFRNMILKNMLDNEVGLIPALLLSSCLFALLHPVSWLWLLSSFVSGMFYGYLFYKFKHYSAPTTAHAFHNFAVELIPFINI
- a CDS encoding class I SAM-dependent methyltransferase gives rise to the protein MTQDNNLWYAKEYQEKHKYIYQNGKELIKLLNPQKGEKILDLGCGTGELTYEIQQLGAETIGIDLSPEMITRAKHKFPEMNFRQVPAEKMSYHHSFDAVFSNETIHWVTNQIQLTSKIYNALKQNGRFIAEFGSRGNCRKTIQAIKKMLVKLNKPERIELIQWYFPSISSYTDLLEAYGLEVRYAEIFDHPTVMEDPDRGVIEWLHSFADYLFGGYSYDEKEVIFAEIQESLKNSNFREGKWYLDYKRMRVSAIKL
- a CDS encoding MATE family efflux transporter; the protein is MDLTKGNVTGQIFKLSMPIIGTSFVQMTYNFADMAWLGRLGSDAVAAVGTATFFMWLGNALLNYTKIGAEVGVSQSSGRKDKHAQIAFAETSLTLSIITSLVYGLIVIAFAPKLIGMFMLKNEAINAEATTYLQLIAAGMIFSYTNLTFSGIFNAKGNSRLPFILIASGLVINIILDPILIFGWSIIPAMGSQGAAIATVATQALVFLAFCWIYKSENGPVKGAGILRWPDIKHSKLILKYGGPAAAQMSLFACFAMVIASLVAKWGALPIAVQSVGTQIEAISWMTAAGFSTALSTFVGQNFGAGKSLRIKLGITRTFIIGTIVGLATSSLFYFAGSFIYKIFLPEPSAIELGSTYLKILGVSQIFMIWEIVLSGLYFGLGKSKLPSIIGILFTGLRIPIAILLSDYMSWGVAGIWWSITISSIFKGLLMVFFGFRILNKKQEVEEAKSVEFAI